Proteins encoded by one window of Lathyrus oleraceus cultivar Zhongwan6 chromosome 1, CAAS_Psat_ZW6_1.0, whole genome shotgun sequence:
- the LOC127076227 gene encoding DNA-directed RNA polymerases IV and V subunit 4: MSDKGGKAGSLLSKGSLKGKDDSATKSAKGRKVQFAKEAPFESILNGQKSGGKADFGRGKGDKIANGGKSSATKDPHQFEHRVDQKLPDNFKCLMDCEAAVLLQGIQDRMVSLSRDPAIKIPASFDKGLHYAKSSNKHSNPEFVRLALEPLMNHGLTESEICVIANAYPETADEVFALLPSLKGKRGINSQPIEESLSELAKLKQTM, encoded by the exons ATGTCTGACAAAGGAGGAAAGGCTGGTTCCCTGTTAAGCAAAG GATCCCTCAAGGGGAAAGACGACAGTGCAACAAAATCAGCAAAGGGAAGGAAGGTTCAGTTTGCCAAAGAAG CTCCATTTGAATCCATACTAAACGGGCAAAAATCTGGTGGAAAAG CTGATTTTGGCAGAGGAAAAGGAGATAAGATTGCAAATGGTGGGAAGAGTTCTGCAACAAAAGACCCGCATCAATTTGAACATAGAGTTGATCAAA AACTTCCTGACAATTTCAAATGCTTGATGGACTGCGAGGCTGCAGTTTTGTTACAAGGAATTCAAGATCGTATGGTTTCGTTATCTAGAGATCCAGCTATCAAAATCCCTGC ATCATTTGACAAGGGACTGCACTATGCCAAAAGCAGCAACAAGCATTCAAATCCCGAGTTTGTTAGACTCGCTCTTGA GCCTCTAATGAATCATGGTCTCACTGAGAGCGAG ATATGTGTGATTGCTAATGCATACCCCGAAACTGCTGATGAAGTTTTTGCTCTCCTCCCATCACTAAAG GGTAAGAGGGGCATTAACAGCCAACCTATTGAAGAATCATTGAGTGAGCTTGCTAAGCTTAAACAGACTATGTAA